CCATGTCCAGACGAGCCACCTCGGCGGCCTTGCCTAAACCTACAATACCAGGCACGTTTAGTGTACCGGAACGCATGCCGCGCTCGTGTCCGCCGCCGTCCATCTGGGCGGTAACTTTTACCCGTGGGTTCTTGCGACGCACGTACAAAGCGCCAACGCCTTTAGGTCCGTACATTTTGTGGCCAGAGAAGGCCATCAGGTCAATACCGTCGGCTTCTACGTCTACTGGAATCTTGCCTACGGCTTGAGTAGCATCTGAGAAGAACAGCACGCCGTGTTTCTTGGCAATCTGCCCAATCTCTCTGATCGGCTGGATCACGCCCACCTCGTTGTTGCCGTACATGATGGCAATCAAGATAGTCTTGTCTGTGATGGCAGCTTCCAATTCTTTCAGGTCTATGAGGCCTTCGCTGTTCACAGGCAGATAGGTTACCTGTCCGCCCAGTTTCTCAATGTGCTTGCAGGTATCCAGCACGGCCTTGTGCTCAGTGGTGGCCGTAATGATATGGTTCCCTTTGGAGGAGTACATCTCAAACACGCCTTTAATGGCAAGGTTGTCAGACTCAGTAGCCCCAGAGGTGAAAATAAGTTCTTTTGGATTACAGTTGATCAGCGCCGCAATCTGCTCACGGGCATAGTCTACCGCTTCTTCGGCGGCCCAACCAAAAGGGTGGTTACGGGAAGCAGCGTTCCCGAAATGGTTGGTGAAATACGGCAACATGGCCTCCAACACACGCGGATCCATGGGCGTGGTGGCATTATTATCTAAATAAATCGGAAATTTCAGCATCTTCGTCAGTAGTTTTCCTTGGTTTCGCTTATCAGAAAAACAGATTTAGTGGTCAGTTAGTTTGATACGCATGCAAAATTACACAAAAATCATCACTTAGAATAAGTTTAAATAAGCGGTATGAAGGTAGAGCACATAGGAATTGCGGTAAAAAATTTTCAGGATGCGAATCAATTGTTTGCAAAATTGCTGGGCGCCGAGCCATATAAAGAGGAAAAAGTGGAAAGCGAGGCCGTAAATACCTCTTTCTTTCACGTGGGTAACACCAAGATTGAGCTCCTGGAGGCCACCGCCGACCATAGCGCCATTGCCAGGTTCATTGAGAAGAAAGGGGAGGGCATTCACCACATCGCGTTTGAAGTGGAAGACATTGTAGCCGAAATGGAGCGCCTGAAAGCCGAAGGTTTCCAACTCCTAAATGAGACCCCAAAACGCGGCGCCGACAATAAACTCGTGTGCTTTGTGCACCCAAAATCGGCCAACGGCGTGCTGGTGGAATTGTGCCAGGAGATTAAGAAATAGCGGTTTATGTCTGTTTGGGGCTCGTTTTGAGAAAAACAGCCTCAAAACGGGAAGAGAACAGATTGAGGTAAAAGCAGGATGGAAACACTCGTAGGAGCTGCGCGCACTACGAGGTCAGGGCGGATTATAAACGCTTCAGGTAAGGTTTGATTAGCCTACAGGTACCTGCTTATGGTGCTTTCCTAAAGGATACCAGGTAAAGGCCGGTTCCATGCAGGAAACTGCTCGGGAAAATCGCTTGGAGGGGAGATTCACGGCCGGAAGAAAAGCAAAGCCGCCAACTCAGAAGACCTCGTAGTGCGCGAAGCTCCTACGAGTGTCTATGCCATTGACTTTAAAAGCCCAACAGTTTCCTAAGCCTGGGAGGTTTGAAGGTGTAAACCGTTTTAGGCCTGTTTTCTCAAAAATGGCAGTAATACGGAAATAACTGCAAGTTTGTCTAAGGCGGTGCGTTCCCGTACCTTTGCAGACCCAAGGCAGTAGTTCACCTTCAAGGTAGGCTGCGTTCGGGGTTAATAACAAATTGGCCATGACCACGGATATCACGCTTCCAGACCACCCCATCTTTGCAACCATTGCCCATGCCGCCCATGAATTGAAGGTGGAGGCGTACGTGATTGGGGGTTTTGTGCGGGATCTGGTGCTAAAGCGTCCGTCCAAAGACATAGACGTGGTGTGCATAGGCAGTGGCATTGACCTGGCGCATGCCGTGTCTAAGCAACTGCCCCATACGCCCAAAGTGGTGGTATTCAAGAATTTCGGGACGGCCATGCTGCGCACCGAGGACGGCTGGGAGGTGGAGTTTGTG
This Rufibacter radiotolerans DNA region includes the following protein-coding sequences:
- a CDS encoding IscS subfamily cysteine desulfurase — encoded protein: MLKFPIYLDNNATTPMDPRVLEAMLPYFTNHFGNAASRNHPFGWAAEEAVDYAREQIAALINCNPKELIFTSGATESDNLAIKGVFEMYSSKGNHIITATTEHKAVLDTCKHIEKLGGQVTYLPVNSEGLIDLKELEAAITDKTILIAIMYGNNEVGVIQPIREIGQIAKKHGVLFFSDATQAVGKIPVDVEADGIDLMAFSGHKMYGPKGVGALYVRRKNPRVKVTAQMDGGGHERGMRSGTLNVPGIVGLGKAAEVARLDMESDTKRIKAMRDYLETELLQMEESYLNGNKEHRLPHVSNISFKYVEGEGLMMGVKDIAVSSGSACTSASLEPSYVLKAMGMSDDLAHSSLRFGLSRFTTQEEVDFAINHVKEAVTKLRELSPLWEMFKEGIDLDSVEWAEH
- the mce gene encoding methylmalonyl-CoA epimerase, yielding MKVEHIGIAVKNFQDANQLFAKLLGAEPYKEEKVESEAVNTSFFHVGNTKIELLEATADHSAIARFIEKKGEGIHHIAFEVEDIVAEMERLKAEGFQLLNETPKRGADNKLVCFVHPKSANGVLVELCQEIKK